The DNA region TTTTTTCTTCATTTCCATACTCCTTCTATTTAGATAACTGTCCCAGTATACCATATTCTGGGCATTATTGCAAAAACAGGAATCGGACCATGTTACATTTTGTGACATGAAAGGTTATTGAATTGTGAGAAAATGTAATATTCTTGAAATATTTATCAGAGGAATCGAATGTTTCACCATGAAATAAAGTTATGATAAAATAGAAGTATGATAAACAGAAGTAATGAAAATCAATTCAAATTAGTATCTAACTATTCTCCATCAGGAGACCAACCTCAAGCGATTGAAACCTTAGTGGACAATATTGAAGGGGGAGAAAAAGCTCAGATTCTCATGGGGGCGACTGGTACAGGTAAGACCTATACCATGAGTCAGGTGATTGCTAGGGTCAATAAGCCAACCTTGGTTATCGCTCATAACAAAACCTTGGCTGGTCAATTGTACAGTGAGTTTAAGGAATTTTTCCCTGAAAATGCGGTGGAATATTTTGTCTCTTACTACGATTATTATCAGCCCGAGGCCTATGTACCTTCTAGCGATACCTATATCGAAAAGGATAGTTCAGTTAATGATGAGATTGATAAATTGAGACACTCAGCGACATCAGCCTTGCTAGAACGTAATGATGTGATTGTAGTAGCCTCAGTTTCTTGCATCTATGGTTTGGGCTCACCAAAGGAATACTCAGATAGTGTAGTTAGTCTACGACCAGGTCAGGAGATTTCTCGTGATGAGCTTTTGAATGCTCTGGTGGATATTCAGTTTGAGCGCAATGATATTGACTTTCAGCGGGGACGTTTTCGTGTTCGAGGTGATGTGGTGGAGGTTTTTCCAGCTTCGCGTGATGAACATGCCTTTCGAGTAGAATTTTTCGGTGATGAAATTGACCGCATTCGAGAGATTGAAAGCCTGACAGGGAAAGTTTTAGGTGATGTGGAACACTTGGCAATTTTTCCAGCTACCCACTTTGTGACGAATGATGACCACATGGAGATGGCTATTGCGAAGATTCAGGCGGAACTGGAGGAACAGCTTAAGGTTTTTGAGGCAGAAGGTAAACTCTTAGAAGCTCAGCGATTGAAACAACGTACCGACTATGATATTGAGATGCTGCGGGAGATGGGCTACACTAATGGTGTTGAGAACTATTCTCGTCACATGGATGGTCGTAGTGAAGGAGAGCCGCCGTATACGCTGTTAGACTTTTTCCCCGAGGATTTTCTTATCATGATTGACGAGAGTCACATGACCATGGGGCAGATTAAGGGGATGTATAATGGTGACCGCTCACGTAAGGAAATGCTGGTTAACTACGGTTTTCGTCTACCGAGTGCGTTGGACAACCGTCCGCTGCGCAGAGAAGAATTTGAGAGTCATATCCACCAGATTGTCTATGTTTCAGCAACTCCAGGTGACTATGAGATGGAACAGACAGATACTATTGTCGAGCAAATCATTCGACCGACTGGACTCTTGGATCCCGAGGTGGAGGTTCGACCAACCATGGGACAGATGGACGATCTTTTAGAGGAAATCACTGTTCGAGCGGAGAAGGGCGAGCGAACCTTTATCACGACTCTTACCAAGAAAATGGCAGAAGATCTGACTGATTACCTGAAAGAAATGGGTGTCAAGGTCAAGTACATGCATTCGGATATTAAGACATTGGAGCGGACAGAGATTATTCGTGATCTTCGCTTGGGGGTTTTTGATGTTTTGATTGGGATTAACCTACTTCGTGAGGGAATTGATGTACCAGAAGTCAGCCTGGTCGCTATCTTAGATGCTGACAAGGAAGGTTTTCTTCGCAACGAACGTGGTCTCATCCAGACAATTGGACGGGCAGCACGAAACTCTGAAGGTCATGTTATCATGTATGCTGATAAGATTACAGAATCCATGCGCAAGGCTATTGATGAAACTGCTCGGCGCCGTCAGATTCAAATGGCCTATAATGAAAAGCATGGTATTGTACCACAGACTATTAAGAAAGAAATTCGTGATCTAATTAGTGTTACTAAGGTTGTTACACAAGATAAGGAAGAAGTCATTGACTTCCATGCCCTCAACAAGGAAGAACGTAAAGCTATGATCAGAAAACTAGAAGGTCAAATGCAGGAGGCGGCAGAAGTTCTTGACTTTGAATTGGCAGCACAGATTCGGGATATGGTGATTGAACTGAAGAATCTGTAATATCATCTGTCGAAAGGGATTTACAATGCGCATTAAAAAGATGGAAACAGAAGTAGAAATAGAAGGCAAAGCCTATGTTCATTGGAAAGCCTAGCAGGAGACTTATGTTGGCTTATTGCCGCAGGAGTTTCTTGAAAATATCCGTACACTAGATCGCTGTCGGGACTGGGCCACTCGCTATCCTCAAAATGCTCTAGTTGTTTTGGTGGATAATCAGGCCATTGGATTTGTTTGCTATGGTGTGTCTAATCAGGCAGATTTAGAAAATGCAGGCGAGCTCTATGCTCTCTACGTTTTGGCTGATTATTATGGAAAAAGATTGGCTATCAGCTCATGCAAGTAGATTTGAAAAAAAATGCAGAGTTTTGATAAGATTGCTCTCTGGGTACTAGAGGGGAATGTGCGTGCCATTGCTTTTTACGAAAAAATTGGTTTTCGCTTTGATGGAGTCACCAAGACTGTGAAATTAGGAGTAGATCGAGTAGAACATAGGATGGTGTTTAGGAAGTAGTTTTGTTTAGTTAGCGATGCAAATCATCACAAGCTTGCCTTACATGACTATATCTCTGAATCGGATAATAATCTCCTCTAAATGATTGGTCATGAATTGACCCATCAAAG from Streptococcus ruminantium includes:
- the uvrB gene encoding excinuclease ABC subunit UvrB is translated as MINRSNENQFKLVSNYSPSGDQPQAIETLVDNIEGGEKAQILMGATGTGKTYTMSQVIARVNKPTLVIAHNKTLAGQLYSEFKEFFPENAVEYFVSYYDYYQPEAYVPSSDTYIEKDSSVNDEIDKLRHSATSALLERNDVIVVASVSCIYGLGSPKEYSDSVVSLRPGQEISRDELLNALVDIQFERNDIDFQRGRFRVRGDVVEVFPASRDEHAFRVEFFGDEIDRIREIESLTGKVLGDVEHLAIFPATHFVTNDDHMEMAIAKIQAELEEQLKVFEAEGKLLEAQRLKQRTDYDIEMLREMGYTNGVENYSRHMDGRSEGEPPYTLLDFFPEDFLIMIDESHMTMGQIKGMYNGDRSRKEMLVNYGFRLPSALDNRPLRREEFESHIHQIVYVSATPGDYEMEQTDTIVEQIIRPTGLLDPEVEVRPTMGQMDDLLEEITVRAEKGERTFITTLTKKMAEDLTDYLKEMGVKVKYMHSDIKTLERTEIIRDLRLGVFDVLIGINLLREGIDVPEVSLVAILDADKEGFLRNERGLIQTIGRAARNSEGHVIMYADKITESMRKAIDETARRRQIQMAYNEKHGIVPQTIKKEIRDLISVTKVVTQDKEEVIDFHALNKEERKAMIRKLEGQMQEAAEVLDFELAAQIRDMVIELKNL